In Salarias fasciatus chromosome 20, fSalaFa1.1, whole genome shotgun sequence, a single window of DNA contains:
- the LOC115407925 gene encoding oxysterol-binding protein-related protein 2-like — protein MSNEDEFYDAVTGLDSDEDEGASEASFKDAQVFDSSRQKNNGSVPQENGIKKHRTSLPAPMFSRNTISVFSILKKCIGQELSKITMPIVFNEPLSFLQRITEYMEHTYLINRACSLSDSTERMQAVAAFAVSAVASQWERTGKPFNPLLGETYELIREEQGFRLVSEQVSHHPPVSAFHAESLVGDFVFHGSIYPKLKFWGKSVEAEPKGTITLELLKHNETYTWTNPTCCVHNIILGKLWIEQYGTVEILNHSTGDKCVLNFKPCGMFGKELHTVEGYIQDKSKKKLCVIYGKWTECMWSVDPQVYESQKKSEKKGDGKKNKNEEVDRAVNDDADDMPDVQETVSVVPGSTLLWRIDPRPAHSSTMYNFTNFAMSLNELEPGMEGILAPTDCRFRPDIKAMENGNMDEASQEKERLEEKQRAARKERAKSNQEWSTRWFQSGTNPYTGSQDWIYSGGYFNRNYRNLPDIY, from the exons ATGAGCAATGAAGACGAGTTCTACGACGCCGTCACAG GCCTGGATTCGGATGAGGACGAGGGGGCGTCGGAGGCCAGTTTCAAGGATGCACAAGTGTTCGATAGCAGCCGACAGAAGAACAATGGATCCGTCCCACAAGAGAACGGCATCAAGAAACACAG GACGTCTCTACCTGCACCCATGTTTTCCCGAAACACAATCAGCGTCTTTAGCATCCTGAAGAAGTGTATTGGACAA GAACTGTCCAAGATCACCATGCCCATTGTGTTTAACGAGCCTCTGAGTTTTCTGCAGAGGATCACAGAATACATGGAACACACATACCTCATCAACAGAGCCTGCTCACTGTCCGACTCCACGGAGCGCATGCAG GCGGTAGCTGCTTTCGCTGTCTCAGCAGTCGCATCGCAGTGGGAGAGAACTGGAAAACCCTTCAACCCTTTGCTGGGGGAGACCTATGAACTCATCAG AGAAGAGCAGGGCTTCCGGCTGGTGTCGGAGCAGGTTTCCCATCATCCACCGGTCAGTGCCTTCCACGCGGAGAGCCTGGTCGGGGACTTTGTTTTCCACGGGTCCATTTATCCTAAACTCAAGTTCTGGGGCAAGAGTGTTGAGGCAGAGCCTAAAGGGACCATCACACTAGAGTTACTCAA GCACAATGAGACGTACACCTGGACAAACCCTACCTGCTGTGTGCACAATATTATTCTGGGAAAACTATGGATAGAGCAGTATGGCACCGTGGAAATCCTTAACCACAG CACTGGAGACAAGTGTGTGTTAAACTTCAAGCCGTGTGGGATGTTTGGCAAAGAGCTGCACACAGTGGAGGGATACATCCAAGACAAGAG tAAAAAGAAACTCTGCGTCATCTATGGAAAGTGGACGGAGTGCATGTGGAGCGTGGATCCTCAGGTCTACGAGAGCCAAAAAAAGTCCGAGAAGAAGGGAGACggcaaaaagaataaaaat GAGGAGGTCGACAGAGCCGTCAACGACGACGCAGACGACATGCCCGACGTCCAGGAGACTGTGTCCGTCGTACCGGGAAGCACGCTGCTGTGGAGGATAGATCCCAGGCCAGCACACTCGTCAACG ATGTACAACTTCACTAACTTTGCGATGTCGCTGAACGAGCTGGAGCCCGGCATGGAGGGCATCTTGGCCCCCACGGACTGCCGCTTCAGGCCCGACATCAAAGCCATGGAGAATGGCAACATGG ACGAGGCCAGCCAAGAGAAGGAGAgactggaggagaagcagagagctgCGAGGAAGGAGCGAGCCAAGAGCAATCAGGAGTGGTCGACCAG GTGGTTTCAGTCGGGCACCAACCCGTACACGGGCTCCCAGGATTGGATCTACTCTGGTGGCTACTTCAACAGGAACTACCGCAACCTGCCCGACATCTACTGA